One genomic window of Fusarium verticillioides 7600 chromosome 2, whole genome shotgun sequence includes the following:
- a CDS encoding nicotinate (nicotinamide) nucleotide adenylyltransferase, translated as MACDYQYVKEHTREGYVFPSHRFQRSCPPDKTPLCLVACGSFSPITYLHLRMFPMARDHAHNENFEVVAGFLSPVSDAYKKKGLAPAHHRIEMCRLATENSSKWLMVDPWEAESPTYIPTAKVLDHFDYEINEVMGGVECTDGSRKRCRIVLLAGLDLIQTMSTPGVWDERDLDHILGNYGVFALERTGTEIDSTLANLKQWEKNIHIIRQVVTNDISSTKIRLLLKRNMSIDYLIPDLVVSYIFENNLYRDLDMPDSKGKENAITNGPDAGTSTG; from the exons ATGGCTTGCGACTACCAATACGTTAAGGAGCACACGAGGGAGGGTTACGTTTTTCCCTCGCACCGCTTCCAACGATCATGTCCTCCAGACAAAACTCCGCTATGTCTCGTTGCTTGCGGCTCTTTCAGCCCAATCACCTATCTCCA CCTTCGAATGTTTCCCATGGCTCGAGACCATGCTCACAATGAGA ATTTCGAAGTTGTTGCAGGTTTTTTGAGTCCTG TCAGCGATGCCTACAAAAAGAAGGGCCTAGCTCCTGCTCATCACAGGATTGAGATGTGTAGGCTTGCGACCGAAAACAGCTCTAAGTGGCTAATGGTCGACCCATGGGAAGCTGAGAGCCCGACTTACATCCCAACGGCCAAAGTGCTTGATCACTTTGACTATGAGATCAATGAGGTCATGGGCGGTGTTGAATGCACTGACGGAAGTCGAAAGCGCTGCCGCATTGTGCTTCTTGCTGGCCTCGATCTCATCCAGACCATGTCGACTCCTGGTGTGTGGGACGAGCGTGACCTTGACCACATCCTGGGCAACTATGGCGTTTTTGCTTTGGAGCGTACAGGAACTGAAATTGATTCAACCCTGGCAAACCTGAAGCAATGGGAGAAGAATATTCACATAATTCGTCAG GTCGTTACCAATGACATCAGTAGCACCAAAATTCGCCTATTGCTCAAACGCAACATGTCGATTGACTACTTGATTCCTGATCTTGTAGTCAGCTACATTTTCGAAAATAATCTTTATCGGGATCTCGATATGCCTGACTCGAAGGGCAAAGAGAACGCCATTACGAATGGGCCCGATGCCGGCACCAGCACTGGTTGA